One genomic region from Phocoena sinus isolate mPhoSin1 chromosome 3, mPhoSin1.pri, whole genome shotgun sequence encodes:
- the SMIM23 gene encoding small integral membrane protein 23, with translation MVIQQVHSRGRVAAERRGGHTEDKKQTLLALLILVLYVGTGISGRSWEVSERIRECHYVQNPMTSQVFEYQTSDPSEEPIKVIRTWWKENLHVFVEKLEKEVRDLEQLVRDLEEWLDALLGDGYPEEPGAALKNHL, from the exons ATGGTGATCCAACAGGTGCACAGCAGGGGGCGAGTGGCAGCTGAGAGAAGGGGAGGTCACACTGAGGACAAGAAACAG ACACTGTTGGCGTTGCTGATCTTGGTGCTATATGTGGGCACAGGAATATCAG GAAGAAGTTGGGAGGTGTCAGAAAGAATCAGAGAATGTCACTACGTCCAGAATCCTATGACTTCCCAG GTGTTTGAATACCAGACCAGTGATCCCTCAGAAGAGCCAATCAAGGTCATCAGGACCTGGTGGAAGGAGAACTTGCATGTTTTCGTGGAGAAGCTAGAGAAAGAGGTGCGAGACCTGGAACAGCTGGTGCGAGACCTAGAGGAGTGGCTGGATGCCCTCCTGGGAGACGGGTACCCAGAGGAGCCCGGTGCCGCCCTCAAAAATCACTTGTGA